The proteins below come from a single Mya arenaria isolate MELC-2E11 chromosome 6, ASM2691426v1 genomic window:
- the LOC128236528 gene encoding tryptophan 5-hydroxylase 1-like isoform X2, producing MTTSMIFSLRNTIGCLVNALKVFEENHINVVHIESRRSERAADMFDIYVDLETDHIRLQELIRRLKKQVASITLNDFPVPQSPAFGMSPKETLTLSPWFPKTVYDLDRSANRVLMYGTELDADHPGFTDKVYRQRRAFFTEVALNYRCGQPIPRIEYTNEEKRTWGVVFRELTKLYPTYACREYMRNWPLLQQCGYREDNIPQLQDVSEFLKARTGFTLRPVAGYLSSRDFLAGLAFRVFHCTQYIRHGSEPLYTPEPDCCHELFGHIPLLADPSFAQFSQELGLCSLGASDDEVAKLSTCYFFSVEFGLCKQDGDLKVFGAGLLSSASELKHALTGKALKKPFEPLTTCQQECLITTFQDVYFFTESFEEAKEQMRNFASTIKRPFAVRYNPYTQSVDVLDNTRNIGYLVSEVKGELCIVSDALRRVQQLEKARTKGKPLSKAMEDSIDEQEDMPDM from the exons ATGACCACTTCCATGATCTTCTCTCTGAGGAACACAATCGGTTGCCTTGTCAACGCTCTCAAGGTCTTCGAG GAGAACCACATAAACGTGGTTCACATTGAGTCGCGGCGGTCGGAGCGGGCAGCGGATATGTTCGATATCTACGTGGACCTGGAGACAGACCACATCCGCCTACAGGAGCTCATCCGCCGCCTTAAGAAACAGGTGGCCTCCATCACCCTAAATGACTTTCCCGTGCCCCAGTCTCCGGCATTCGGCATGAGCCCCAAAG AGACGCTGACGTTGTCGCCATGGTTTCCAAAGACGGTGTATGACCTTGACCGTTCGGCGAACCGCGTGCTCATGTATGGCACGGAGCTGGACGCCGACCATCCC GGCTTCACAGACAAGGTGTACAGACAGAGACGAGCATTCTTCACCGAAGTAGCTCTCAATTATAGATG TGGCCAACCAATACCAAGAATAGAGTACacaaatgaagaaaaaagaACATG GGGCGTTGTGTTCCGTGAGCTTACGAAACTATATCCGACCTACGCCTGCCGAGAATATATGCGGAACTGGCCCCTGTTACAACAGTGCGGATACAG AGAAGACAATATACCACAGCTACAAGATGTTTCAGAATTCTTAAAAG CGCGGACGGGTTTCACGCTGCGGCCGGTTGCGGGGTACCTGTCGTCACGTGACTTCCTGGCGGGGTTGGCGTTCCGGGTGTTCCACTGCACCCAGTACATCCGGCATGGTTCAGAACCACTCTACACACCGGAACC TGACTGCTGCCACGAGCTGTTCGGCCATATCCCTCTCCTGGCAGACCCCAGCTTTGCCCAGTTCTCCCAGGAACTCGGCCTCTGTTCGCTTGGTGCTTCAGACGACGAGGTCGCCAAACTGTCCACG TGCTATTTCTTCTCGGTGGAGTTCGGACTATGTAAACAGGATGGAGACCTGAAGGTATTCGGAGCGGGCCTTCTCTCCTCCGCCAGCGAGCTTAAG CACGCGTTGACGGGGAAGGCACTGAAGAAGCCGTTCGAACCGCTGACGACGTGTCAGCAGGAGTGTCTGATCACCACGTTCCAGGATGTTTACTTCTTCACAGAGAGCTTCGAGGAAGCCAAAGAACAGATGAG GAACTTCGCGAGCACGATAAAGCGGCCGTTCGCCGTCCGTTACAACCCCTACACACAAAGCGTGGACGTCCTTGACAACACGCGTAACATCGGTTACCTCGTGAGCGAGGTGAAGGGCGAGCTGTGCATCGTCAGTGATGCCCTCCGGCGCGTTCAGCAGCTCGAGAAGGCGCGCACCAAGGGAAAGCCGCTCTCTAAAGCCATGGAAGACTCCATAGATGAACAGGAGGACATGCCGGACATGTGA